Proteins from a single region of Fusobacterium gonidiaformans ATCC 25563:
- a CDS encoding aminopeptidase P family protein — protein MKNQEKIGWVQSKMKDSDIAAYIVPTADYHQSEYLGEYFKARAFLSGFTGSAGTLVILSEEAYLWTDGRYYVQAEKQLEGSGIHLMKQGMPGIPNYIEFLRGKLAKKEKIGMDMKVFVTSDILKLQKDFECKDVGDLTIEIWKDRPNLPKDTIFIHEEKYHGEASPLKIAKIREDLSQHSLDYQLIATLDDIAWIFNLRGKDIEDNPVFLSFALISQEDVVLYCDKEKISDTVASYLREIGVEWKEYFAIFEDLSKLEGRIGMEFESSSYALYSSILEKKNIVNHQPKSSFLKTIKTEVELENTKKIHILDGVAVTKFMYWLKHHYQTENMTEYSAEKYLDSLRAQIEHFQELSFHTIAGFGSNAAMMHYQASPEKEVVLKEGALFLVDSGGQYLEGTTDITRTFALGEVPEEQKRHFTLTLKGMIDLSKAKFMHGATGTNLDILARQHLWNIGIDYKCGTGHGVGHFLGVHDGLHGIRFQYNAQRLEENMVVTNEPGVYIAGSHGIRIENELVVRPYLETEHGKFLQFETITFAPIDLDAILPELLSVEEKEWLNQYHKDVYTKISPFLNEKEKEWLKIYTRSI, from the coding sequence ATGAAGAATCAAGAAAAAATTGGATGGGTACAATCAAAGATGAAGGACTCTGATATTGCCGCTTACATTGTTCCTACGGCGGATTATCACCAAAGTGAATATCTTGGAGAGTATTTTAAAGCTCGTGCCTTTTTGAGTGGTTTTACAGGCTCAGCAGGAACTTTAGTAATTTTATCTGAAGAAGCATATTTATGGACGGATGGAAGATACTATGTGCAAGCAGAAAAACAATTAGAGGGAAGTGGAATTCATTTGATGAAGCAAGGAATGCCCGGTATCCCAAATTATATTGAATTTTTACGAGGAAAGCTTGCGAAGAAAGAAAAGATTGGTATGGATATGAAAGTCTTTGTAACTTCTGATATTTTGAAATTACAGAAGGATTTTGAATGCAAAGATGTGGGAGATTTGACAATAGAGATTTGGAAAGATAGACCAAATTTACCCAAAGATACCATTTTTATTCATGAAGAAAAATATCATGGAGAAGCAAGTCCTTTGAAAATTGCTAAAATTCGAGAAGATTTATCACAACACTCTTTAGACTATCAATTGATTGCAACTTTAGATGACATCGCTTGGATTTTTAATTTGCGAGGAAAGGACATTGAAGATAATCCTGTATTTTTATCTTTTGCTTTAATTTCTCAAGAGGACGTTGTATTGTATTGTGATAAAGAAAAAATATCTGATACGGTTGCTAGCTATTTAAGAGAAATTGGAGTGGAATGGAAAGAATACTTTGCTATTTTTGAAGATCTTTCTAAATTAGAGGGAAGAATAGGAATGGAATTTGAGAGTAGCAGTTATGCTTTATACTCTTCCATTTTGGAAAAGAAAAATATTGTAAATCATCAGCCTAAAAGTAGTTTTTTAAAGACGATAAAAACAGAAGTAGAATTAGAAAATACGAAAAAAATTCATATTTTAGATGGGGTTGCAGTTACTAAGTTCATGTATTGGCTGAAACATCATTATCAAACAGAAAACATGACAGAATATTCAGCAGAAAAATACTTAGATAGTTTAAGAGCTCAAATAGAGCATTTCCAAGAATTGAGTTTTCATACCATAGCCGGATTTGGATCAAATGCAGCAATGATGCACTATCAAGCAAGTCCGGAAAAGGAAGTTGTCTTGAAAGAGGGGGCTCTATTTTTGGTAGATTCCGGAGGACAATATTTAGAAGGAACGACAGATATTACACGAACCTTTGCGTTAGGAGAAGTTCCGGAGGAACAAAAGAGACATTTTACTTTGACTTTGAAGGGAATGATTGATTTAAGTAAAGCCAAATTTATGCATGGAGCGACAGGAACGAATTTAGATATTTTAGCAAGACAACACTTATGGAACATTGGAATCGATTATAAATGTGGAACAGGACATGGAGTTGGCCATTTTTTAGGAGTACACGATGGTTTGCATGGAATTCGTTTTCAATATAATGCACAAAGGCTAGAAGAAAATATGGTAGTAACCAATGAGCCAGGAGTGTATATTGCAGGAAGTCATGGAATTCGTATTGAAAATGAATTAGTAGTGAGACCTTATTTGGAAACAGAGCATGGTAAATTTTTACAATTTGAAACAATTACTTTTGCACCGATTGATTTAGATGCTATCTTACCTGAATTATTATCAGTAGAAGAAAAAGAATGGTTAAATCAATATCATAAGGACGTTTACACAAAAATTTCTCCATTTTTAAATGAGAAAGAAAAGGAATGGTTAAAAATCTATACGAGAAGTATTTAA
- the trhA gene encoding PAQR family membrane homeostasis protein TrhA: MTLDRIEEHWNAWTHYIGSLAAIVALVLLIIRALQISNFLYLGTVIVFGIALISLYSISGTYHILKPGKAKNIFHILDHIGIYFLIAASYTPYIFMGLTGPKKWIIFGVQWGITLLGIFFKIFFTGKFQVLSTMLYLAMGWTIVFVFRDIYHSLSPLSFRFLLASGIVYSVGTIPFLLDNIRFSHAVWHIFVLAGSTLGFLSIFFLV; the protein is encoded by the coding sequence ATGACTTTAGATAGAATCGAAGAACACTGGAATGCTTGGACACATTATATAGGTAGTCTAGCTGCTATTGTAGCTCTTGTACTTTTAATTATTCGAGCATTACAGATTTCAAATTTCTTATATCTAGGAACTGTAATTGTTTTTGGAATTGCTCTTATTTCTTTATACAGTATTTCCGGAACCTATCATATTTTAAAACCGGGAAAAGCAAAAAATATTTTCCATATTTTAGATCATATCGGAATTTATTTTCTGATTGCAGCTTCTTATACCCCTTATATTTTTATGGGATTAACAGGTCCTAAGAAATGGATTATTTTTGGAGTCCAATGGGGAATTACGCTGTTAGGAATCTTTTTTAAAATTTTCTTTACAGGTAAATTTCAAGTATTATCTACTATGCTTTATCTAGCTATGGGATGGACTATTGTTTTTGTCTTTCGAGATATCTATCATAGCCTTTCTCCTCTGTCTTTTAGATTCTTATTAGCAAGTGGAATTGTATATTCTGTGGGAACGATTCCTTTTTTATTGGATAACATTCGCTTTTCTCATGCTGTTTGGCATATTTTTGTTTTAGCAGGTAGTACTCTTGGTTTTTTATCTATTTTTTTCTTAGTTTAA
- a CDS encoding heavy metal translocating P-type ATPase: MKTREYSVKNLHCSGCSAVIQGMILKLPGIIGVNIDIYEEKIMLQYEDSIEDSSLLEKINEIGNRIEPGTLFYHEEESLEEEDEKKNFYIKVGSFVGMIFFLLIALLFSNNHVQFFCYLISYFFISGDILWKASKNLGRGKILDENFLMSIASLGAIYLGEYHEAIGVMFFYKIGEILEEKAVLTSKKSISSLLKLRPEVAFQKQKDGSFQEVPSSSLHVGDIIQVKEGEKIPVDGKIIKGESFLDVSALTGEVIPMDVKVGDTVLSGSINGDRILELKVVRKFSDSTISKIIDMVEHANTKKSKVEKFMSKFARYYTPIVVSLALIVGLILPFFLGNFKIWFERAILFLVISCPCALVISIPLTFFHNIGRASKQGILVKGANYLEAVLDIKNIVFDKTGTLTKAKFQIKKIVGENKELLQELAKAGEFYSKHPIGMAIYESIPLAIEEKDIQNYKNIPGYGVRLEYKGKEVFLGKETYLLEQGISYPKIEKTGSIVFILLEGTYQGYIVVEDEIKEESTHTISQLQKLGFIPYILTGDGKEIGESVGKQLGINSKNIFTNLLPEQKVKTLKKIQESGKTLYIGDGINDAPVLASSDIGISMGNMGSDVAIEASDIVFMDDHIEKLLLLLALAKQNRRTLYTCITFALGIKILVMILGILGIANMWFAIFSDVGVTLLCILYSSFSFHRS, translated from the coding sequence ATGAAAACTCGTGAATATTCTGTTAAAAATTTACATTGTTCCGGTTGCTCTGCTGTCATTCAAGGTATGATATTAAAGCTACCTGGTATAATAGGAGTGAATATAGATATTTATGAAGAAAAAATAATGCTACAATATGAGGATAGTATTGAAGATTCTTCTTTATTAGAAAAAATAAATGAAATTGGAAATAGAATAGAACCGGGAACTCTATTTTATCATGAAGAAGAAAGCCTAGAAGAAGAGGATGAGAAAAAGAATTTCTATATCAAAGTTGGTTCTTTTGTCGGAATGATTTTTTTCTTACTGATTGCCTTGTTATTTTCCAATAACCATGTCCAATTTTTCTGTTACCTTATTTCTTACTTCTTTATTTCAGGAGATATTCTATGGAAAGCAAGTAAAAATTTAGGAAGAGGAAAAATCTTAGATGAAAACTTTTTAATGAGTATTGCCTCTTTAGGAGCTATATATCTAGGAGAGTATCATGAAGCCATCGGTGTTATGTTCTTCTATAAAATAGGAGAAATTTTAGAAGAAAAAGCAGTATTAACTTCTAAAAAATCAATCTCTTCTCTTTTGAAACTTCGACCGGAAGTCGCTTTTCAAAAGCAAAAAGATGGTAGTTTTCAAGAAGTTCCTAGTTCTTCCTTGCATGTCGGAGATATTATCCAAGTCAAAGAAGGAGAAAAAATTCCGGTAGATGGTAAAATTATAAAAGGGGAAAGTTTCCTAGATGTCTCTGCCTTAACAGGAGAAGTAATTCCTATGGATGTTAAAGTAGGAGATACCGTATTAAGCGGAAGCATCAATGGGGATCGTATCTTAGAATTGAAAGTTGTGAGAAAATTTTCTGATTCTACTATCAGTAAAATCATCGATATGGTAGAGCATGCAAATACTAAAAAATCAAAAGTAGAAAAATTTATGTCTAAGTTTGCAAGATACTATACACCTATTGTCGTATCTCTTGCTCTTATCGTAGGGCTTATTTTGCCTTTCTTTTTAGGCAATTTTAAAATATGGTTTGAAAGAGCTATTTTATTCTTAGTCATTTCCTGTCCTTGTGCTTTAGTCATTTCTATTCCTTTAACTTTTTTCCACAATATCGGAAGAGCTTCTAAACAAGGAATTCTAGTGAAAGGGGCAAATTATTTAGAAGCTGTTCTGGACATAAAAAATATTGTCTTTGATAAAACAGGAACTTTAACAAAAGCAAAATTTCAAATCAAAAAAATAGTTGGAGAAAACAAAGAGCTTCTTCAAGAACTAGCAAAAGCCGGTGAATTCTACTCAAAACATCCTATTGGAATGGCTATTTATGAGAGTATTCCTCTTGCAATTGAAGAAAAAGATATTCAAAATTATAAAAATATCCCCGGCTACGGTGTTCGTTTGGAATATAAAGGAAAAGAAGTGTTCTTAGGAAAAGAAACTTATTTATTAGAACAAGGAATTTCTTATCCTAAGATAGAAAAAACAGGAAGTATCGTATTCATCTTATTAGAAGGAACATATCAAGGTTATATTGTAGTAGAAGATGAAATCAAAGAAGAAAGTACTCATACTATTTCTCAATTACAAAAACTTGGCTTTATTCCTTATATTTTAACAGGAGATGGAAAAGAGATAGGAGAATCCGTAGGAAAGCAATTAGGAATCAATAGTAAAAATATTTTTACCAATTTATTACCTGAACAAAAAGTAAAAACCTTAAAAAAAATACAAGAATCTGGAAAAACACTATATATTGGAGATGGAATTAACGATGCTCCTGTACTAGCCTCTTCGGATATTGGAATTTCTATGGGAAATATGGGAAGTGATGTTGCAATTGAAGCTTCTGATATTGTATTTATGGATGATCATATTGAAAAATTACTTTTGCTACTTGCATTAGCAAAACAAAATCGAAGAACCTTATATACTTGCATCACTTTTGCACTAGGAATTAAAATCTTAGTTATGATTTTGGGAATCTTAGGAATTGCAAATATGTGGTTTGCTATTTTTTCTGATGTTGGAGTAACTCTTCTTTGTATTCTATATTCTAGTTTTTCCTTCCATCGATCTTAA
- a CDS encoding pyridoxal phosphate-dependent aminotransferase, producing MKISKRAEEMGYSPIRKLIPYADEAEKRGVKVYKLNIGQPNIVTPDSFFEGLHSYKEKIVKYSDSRGIPSLLESFVRSYRQSGIELEKEDILITQGGSEAIFFTLMAICDEGDEVLVPEPFYSNYSSFSRFAGAKVVPISTSIETGFHLPKKEEIEALITPKTKAIMFSNPVNPTGTVFTEKEIRMIGELAIEHDLYIIGDEVYRQFVYDDETEFLSVMKLDHLQDRVVIVDSISKHYSACGARIGLVASKNHELMAQILKFCQARLCVSTIEQHSAANLINTMNSYFEDVKLKYKNRRDLLFSYLSRIPGVVCSRPEGAFYIIAKLPVDDSEKFAKWLLTDYSYENMTLLIAPGPGFYMTPGKGKQEVRFSFCTNVDDIENAMIVLKRALVEYQRLFLAEKEAQ from the coding sequence ATGAAAATATCAAAAAGAGCAGAAGAAATGGGATACTCCCCTATTCGTAAGTTAATCCCGTATGCAGATGAAGCAGAAAAACGTGGAGTTAAAGTATACAAATTAAACATAGGACAACCCAATATTGTAACACCGGATTCTTTCTTTGAAGGTTTACACAGTTATAAGGAAAAAATTGTAAAATATTCAGATTCTAGGGGAATTCCATCTCTATTAGAAAGTTTTGTAAGAAGTTACCGTCAAAGTGGAATTGAGCTAGAAAAAGAAGATATTCTAATTACTCAAGGAGGAAGTGAAGCTATCTTCTTTACCTTAATGGCTATTTGTGATGAAGGAGATGAAGTATTAGTTCCGGAACCTTTCTATTCCAATTATAGTAGTTTTTCAAGATTTGCCGGAGCAAAAGTCGTTCCTATTTCAACAAGTATTGAAACCGGATTTCATCTACCTAAAAAAGAAGAAATTGAAGCTTTAATCACTCCAAAAACGAAAGCAATTATGTTTTCGAATCCTGTCAATCCAACAGGAACTGTTTTTACAGAAAAAGAAATTAGAATGATTGGAGAATTAGCGATTGAGCATGATTTATACATCATTGGAGATGAAGTATATCGTCAATTTGTCTATGATGATGAAACAGAATTTTTATCTGTTATGAAATTAGATCACTTACAAGACCGTGTTGTCATTGTGGATAGTATTTCAAAGCACTACAGTGCTTGTGGAGCTAGAATTGGACTTGTAGCAAGTAAAAATCATGAATTGATGGCTCAAATCTTAAAATTCTGTCAAGCAAGATTATGTGTTTCTACCATAGAACAACACTCTGCAGCAAATTTAATCAATACCATGAATAGCTATTTTGAAGATGTCAAATTAAAATATAAAAATCGTAGAGATTTATTATTTAGCTATTTAAGTAGAATTCCTGGAGTTGTTTGTTCTAGACCGGAGGGTGCTTTTTATATCATTGCAAAGCTTCCGGTAGATGATTCAGAGAAGTTTGCAAAATGGTTATTAACAGACTATTCCTATGAAAATATGACCTTGTTAATCGCTCCTGGACCTGGATTCTATATGACTCCTGGCAAAGGAAAACAAGAGGTTCGTTTTTCTTTCTGTACCAATGTAGATGATATTGAAAATGCTATGATTGTTTTAAAACGGGCTTTAGTAGAATATCAAAGATTATTTTTAGCAGAAAAAGAAGCTCAGTAA
- a CDS encoding MATE family efflux transporter, whose product MLLFKSKQNKKFFALALPIFLELTLVNVVGNIDTIMLGRFSDEAVGAVGGITQALNIQNVLFGFISLGTGILVAQYVGAKNYKKMKEVISTSLFLNFIFSFLLALLYILFWRQIFNFMKLPEELVNIGKYYFLLLSSFCAFQALTLTSGAILKSYGKPKLMLFVNVGVNLLNILGNGMFLFGWLGMPILGTLGVGISTVFSRAIGCIFAIYLVKKHCHFQFSKKYFQPFPWKIIQNLLSIGIPTAGENLAWNIGQLLILSMINALGTNYIAARTYLMLITMFIMVFSISLGHATAIQIGQLVGAKKWNQAYLRGFSSLKLSFILAIITSSTVFLLRVPIMSIFTQNEEILKISYQVFPYFILLESGRVFNIVIINALHASGDILPPMIVGIIFVFLVAVPFSYLFGIKFAWGLVGIWIANAMDEWIRGFAVLYRWKTQKWKTKSFIS is encoded by the coding sequence ATGCTGTTATTCAAATCGAAACAAAACAAAAAATTCTTCGCACTTGCTCTTCCTATCTTTCTAGAATTAACCTTAGTCAATGTAGTTGGGAACATTGATACGATTATGCTAGGGCGTTTCAGTGATGAGGCAGTAGGAGCTGTCGGAGGAATTACTCAGGCTTTAAATATTCAAAATGTACTTTTTGGCTTCATTAGTTTAGGAACGGGAATCCTCGTTGCCCAATATGTAGGAGCAAAAAACTATAAAAAAATGAAAGAGGTCATTTCGACCTCTCTTTTCTTGAATTTTATATTTTCATTTCTCTTGGCTTTACTCTACATTCTTTTTTGGAGACAAATTTTTAACTTTATGAAGTTACCTGAAGAATTAGTAAATATCGGAAAATATTATTTCCTTCTCTTAAGTTCTTTTTGTGCTTTTCAAGCTTTGACCTTAACTTCCGGTGCTATTTTAAAAAGTTATGGAAAACCTAAGTTAATGCTCTTTGTCAATGTCGGAGTAAATCTTTTAAATATTTTAGGAAATGGAATGTTCTTATTTGGCTGGTTAGGAATGCCTATTTTGGGAACTTTAGGAGTAGGAATTTCTACTGTCTTTTCAAGAGCCATCGGTTGTATCTTTGCAATTTATTTAGTAAAAAAACATTGTCATTTTCAATTTTCTAAAAAATATTTTCAGCCATTTCCATGGAAAATAATTCAAAATTTACTTTCTATCGGAATTCCGACGGCAGGAGAAAATTTAGCTTGGAATATTGGGCAACTTTTAATTTTATCTATGATCAATGCTTTAGGAACCAATTATATTGCTGCTAGAACGTATTTAATGTTAATTACCATGTTTATTATGGTCTTTTCCATCTCTTTGGGCCATGCTACGGCAATTCAAATTGGCCAATTAGTGGGAGCTAAAAAATGGAATCAAGCATATTTACGTGGTTTTTCCAGTTTAAAATTATCTTTTATTTTAGCTATTATCACTTCTTCTACCGTATTTTTATTAAGAGTACCGATTATGTCTATTTTTACTCAAAATGAAGAAATTTTAAAAATTTCTTACCAAGTATTTCCTTATTTCATTCTATTAGAATCAGGTCGGGTATTTAATATTGTAATTATCAATGCTCTTCATGCTTCCGGAGATATTTTACCTCCAATGATAGTAGGAATCATTTTTGTATTTTTAGTTGCTGTTCCTTTCTCTTATTTATTCGGAATAAAATTTGCTTGGGGCTTAGTTGGAATTTGGATTGCTAATGCTATGGATGAGTGGATTCGAGGTTTCGCTGTATTGTATCGTTGGAAAACTCAAAAATGGAAAACAAAAAGCTTTATTTCTTAG
- a CDS encoding undecaprenyl-diphosphate phosphatase, protein MNPFFIIIILAVIEGLTEFLPVSSTGHMILANFFFGQNTFREEFMNHFLIIVQLGAILAVIVFFWKKVNPFVKSKEEFKKRFQLWSKVIVGVFPAAIIGLIFDDYIEQHFMNNIYIVIFTLIFYGIALMGIEHHHKKTAMKVRYASFRKMHYRTALYIGFFQCLAMIPGTSRSGATIIGALLLGVSRPLATEFSFYLAIPTMFGATLLKLLKTNIVYTTQEWYYLGIGTFIAFLVAYIVISWFMNYIQKRDFTLFGWYRILLGIIVLVIYLLG, encoded by the coding sequence ATGAATCCATTTTTTATTATCATCATCTTGGCCGTTATTGAAGGTCTAACAGAATTCCTTCCTGTGAGTAGTACAGGACATATGATTCTAGCAAACTTCTTCTTCGGGCAAAATACCTTTCGTGAAGAATTTATGAATCATTTTTTAATCATCGTTCAGTTAGGAGCTATTTTAGCCGTTATCGTTTTTTTCTGGAAAAAAGTAAATCCTTTTGTAAAGTCAAAAGAAGAATTCAAAAAAAGATTTCAACTATGGTCTAAGGTGATTGTTGGAGTTTTCCCTGCTGCTATTATTGGTCTTATCTTTGATGATTATATCGAACAACATTTTATGAATAATATTTATATTGTTATCTTTACTTTAATTTTTTATGGAATTGCTTTAATGGGAATTGAACATCATCATAAAAAAACAGCAATGAAAGTCCGTTATGCTAGTTTCAGAAAGATGCACTATCGTACAGCTTTATATATTGGTTTTTTTCAATGCTTAGCAATGATTCCAGGCACTTCACGATCTGGAGCAACGATTATTGGAGCTTTATTATTAGGAGTTTCTAGACCGCTAGCAACGGAATTTTCTTTTTATTTAGCAATTCCAACGATGTTTGGAGCTACTTTGTTAAAATTACTAAAAACCAATATTGTTTACACAACACAAGAATGGTACTATTTGGGAATTGGAACCTTTATTGCTTTTTTAGTAGCTTATATCGTCATCAGTTGGTTTATGAATTATATTCAAAAAAGAGATTTTACTTTGTTTGGTTGGTACCGAATTTTATTAGGAATCATCGTCTTAGTCATTTATTTATTGGGGTAG
- the rfaD gene encoding ADP-glyceromanno-heptose 6-epimerase: MIVVTGAAGMIGSAVVWKLNEMGINDILLVDKLRNEDKWLNIRKRDYRDWMDRDVFLDWLFQEAEANEITAIVHMGACSATTETDGDYLMSNNYAYTKALWEYCSQRNIRFIYASSAATYGAGEQGYHDMVSPEELKALKPLNKYGYSKKRFDDWAFKQKSHPSIWAGLKFFNVYGPQEYHKGRMASMVFHSFRQYKETGKVKLFQSHKEGYEDGGQLRDFVYVKDVVDIIYYMLTQDFESGIYNIGTGQARSFLDLAMATIKAAAGREDIQVSDVIEFIPMPEDLRGKYQYFTQAQMEKLGNTTYHLHMHSLEEGVKDYVQNYLSQEDAYL; encoded by the coding sequence ATGATTGTTGTAACAGGTGCAGCCGGAATGATTGGTAGTGCTGTCGTATGGAAATTAAATGAAATGGGTATCAACGATATTCTTTTAGTGGATAAATTAAGAAACGAAGATAAATGGTTAAATATTAGAAAAAGAGATTACCGTGATTGGATGGATCGAGATGTTTTTTTAGATTGGTTATTTCAAGAAGCAGAAGCAAATGAAATTACAGCGATTGTCCATATGGGAGCCTGCTCGGCTACAACAGAAACAGATGGCGACTATCTAATGAGTAATAACTATGCTTACACAAAGGCTCTTTGGGAATATTGTTCTCAAAGAAATATTCGTTTTATTTATGCTTCCTCTGCTGCTACTTATGGAGCAGGAGAACAAGGATATCATGATATGGTAAGCCCTGAAGAATTAAAAGCATTAAAGCCATTAAATAAATATGGTTATTCTAAAAAGCGTTTTGATGACTGGGCTTTCAAGCAAAAGTCACATCCTAGCATCTGGGCCGGTTTAAAATTTTTTAATGTATATGGACCTCAAGAATACCATAAAGGTCGTATGGCATCCATGGTCTTCCATAGTTTCCGTCAATACAAAGAAACTGGAAAAGTAAAATTATTTCAATCTCATAAAGAAGGATATGAAGATGGAGGACAACTACGAGATTTTGTTTATGTAAAAGATGTCGTAGATATTATTTACTACATGTTAACTCAAGACTTTGAGTCCGGAATCTATAATATCGGAACCGGACAAGCTAGAAGCTTTCTAGATTTGGCAATGGCTACTATAAAAGCTGCTGCCGGAAGAGAGGATATTCAAGTTTCAGATGTGATTGAGTTTATTCCTATGCCAGAAGATTTACGAGGAAAATATCAATACTTTACACAAGCTCAGATGGAAAAATTAGGAAATACAACATACCATTTACATATGCATAGCTTAGAAGAGGGAGTCAAAGATTATGTTCAAAACTATCTAAGCCAAGAAGATGCGTACTTATAG
- a CDS encoding PHP domain-containing protein, with protein sequence MKVDLHLHSTASDGSFSPKQIVQLALLKKMKAIALTDHDTIDGLYEAKQEAEKWGIEFVSGIEFSTYWKNYEVHILGYFLNLEDSNFITTIHELKILREERNKKIIQLLQNYGIILDMTSLEKQYPKQSIGRVHIAKEIIKNGYVKDMQEAFSKYLAQGGLAYVPKEGLSPHKAIQILKENAAFSSLAHPKFISKNENEILQLIEELKEVGLDAIEANYAGFKSYEIRKYRSWAKKYNLFITGGSDFHGTNRKNVEIGMQGLDYSQFNKFRR encoded by the coding sequence ATGAAAGTAGATTTACATCTTCATAGTACTGCCTCTGATGGAAGTTTTTCTCCTAAACAAATAGTCCAATTGGCTCTTCTGAAAAAAATGAAAGCCATTGCTTTAACCGATCATGATACCATCGATGGACTTTATGAAGCAAAACAAGAAGCAGAGAAATGGGGTATCGAATTTGTTTCCGGAATTGAATTCTCTACTTATTGGAAAAACTATGAAGTTCATATTCTAGGATATTTTCTAAATTTAGAGGATTCAAATTTTATAACAACTATCCATGAATTAAAAATTTTACGAGAAGAAAGAAATAAAAAAATAATACAGCTTCTACAAAATTATGGTATAATATTAGATATGACTTCTTTAGAAAAACAATATCCAAAACAAAGTATCGGACGAGTTCATATCGCAAAAGAAATAATAAAAAACGGCTATGTAAAAGATATGCAAGAAGCTTTTTCTAAGTACCTAGCTCAAGGAGGATTAGCATACGTTCCAAAAGAAGGTCTAAGTCCTCACAAAGCAATACAAATTTTAAAAGAGAATGCTGCTTTTTCTTCCTTAGCTCATCCAAAATTCATTTCTAAAAATGAAAATGAAATTCTACAACTCATAGAAGAATTAAAAGAAGTAGGTTTAGATGCCATTGAGGCAAACTATGCCGGATTTAAATCTTATGAAATTCGTAAATATCGTTCTTGGGCCAAAAAATACAATCTCTTCATTACAGGTGGTTCGGATTTTCATGGTACCAATCGAAAAAATGTAGAAATTGGAATGCAAGGCTTAGATTATAGTCAATTTAATAAATTTAGGAGGTAA